One genomic region from Spirulina subsalsa PCC 9445 encodes:
- the metG gene encoding methionine--tRNA ligase, translating to MSPQNPNLPPFSLTTPLYYVNDVPHIGSAYTTMVADAVARFYRLRGYSVLMITGTDEHGQKIQRTAEEKGVPPQKHCDDIVQSFTELWQKLNIHHDRFSRTTADKHEKIVKEFFTRVWDNGDIYLAQQKGWYCVSCEEFKEERELLEGGYCAIHPNKKAEWRDEENYFFRLSKYQEKLETLYQEQPDFIQPMSRRNEVLSFVQQGLQDFSISRINVEWGFRVPTDPKHTIYVWFDALLGYMTALLDPDDEPTVENALKNWWPINLHLIGKDILRFHAVYWPAMLMAAGVTPPKQVFGHGFLTKDGRKMGKSLGNTLDPIDLIDRYGADAVRYYFLKEIELGQDGDFNETRFVNILNADLANDLGNLLNRTLGMVKKYCQGQVPNLDLAGLPADWSLKQVGEDLGDRVVVAYEALNFSQVCELVLSLIRAGNKFIDEQAPWSLYKQKKQTEVEQVLYAVLESVRLSAYLLTPIIPKLSSKVYKQLGFDLDLDTQSKTTHDHNSERFADHSQWGYLPPGQMLSQAQPIFAKLELPSE from the coding sequence ATGAGTCCTCAAAATCCGAATCTGCCGCCATTTTCCTTAACAACACCCCTTTATTATGTGAATGATGTTCCCCATATTGGGAGTGCTTATACTACGATGGTGGCCGATGCAGTGGCTCGTTTTTATCGTCTGCGGGGCTATTCGGTTCTGATGATTACCGGAACGGATGAGCATGGTCAAAAGATCCAACGCACGGCAGAAGAAAAGGGCGTTCCTCCTCAAAAACATTGTGATGACATTGTTCAAAGTTTTACTGAACTTTGGCAAAAACTGAATATCCACCATGACCGCTTTAGTCGGACAACAGCCGACAAACATGAAAAAATTGTTAAGGAATTTTTTACCCGAGTTTGGGACAATGGCGATATTTATTTAGCTCAACAAAAGGGCTGGTATTGTGTCTCCTGTGAAGAATTTAAGGAAGAACGGGAACTCTTAGAGGGGGGGTATTGTGCCATCCACCCCAATAAAAAGGCAGAATGGCGGGATGAGGAGAATTATTTTTTCCGCCTCTCGAAGTATCAGGAAAAGTTAGAAACGCTGTATCAGGAGCAACCGGACTTTATTCAACCGATGAGTCGTCGGAATGAGGTTTTGAGCTTTGTGCAACAGGGTTTACAGGATTTCTCGATTTCCCGGATTAACGTAGAGTGGGGGTTTCGGGTTCCCACGGACCCCAAACATACGATTTATGTATGGTTTGATGCCTTACTGGGCTATATGACAGCCCTGCTTGATCCGGATGATGAACCCACGGTAGAGAATGCTTTAAAAAATTGGTGGCCGATTAATTTACATCTGATTGGCAAAGATATTTTGCGGTTTCATGCAGTCTATTGGCCGGCGATGTTGATGGCGGCCGGGGTGACTCCCCCGAAACAGGTATTCGGTCATGGGTTTTTGACGAAAGATGGGCGAAAAATGGGAAAAAGTTTGGGGAATACCCTTGATCCCATTGACCTCATAGACCGTTATGGTGCAGATGCTGTTCGTTATTATTTCCTTAAGGAAATTGAGTTAGGGCAGGATGGGGACTTTAATGAAACTCGCTTTGTCAATATTTTGAATGCGGATCTGGCCAATGATTTGGGGAATTTACTCAATCGAACGCTGGGGATGGTCAAGAAATATTGTCAGGGACAAGTTCCTAATCTGGATCTGGCTGGATTGCCCGCCGATTGGAGTTTGAAGCAGGTGGGAGAAGATTTAGGCGATCGCGTTGTAGTCGCTTACGAGGCCTTAAACTTTAGCCAAGTGTGTGAACTGGTGTTATCCCTCATCCGTGCTGGGAATAAATTCATTGATGAACAAGCCCCTTGGAGCTTATACAAACAAAAAAAACAGACTGAAGTTGAACAAGTTTTGTATGCTGTCCTAGAATCAGTTAGACTTTCTGCTTACTTGCTCACTCCCATTATTCCAAAATTAAGTAGCAAGGTATACAAACAACTCGGTTTTGATCTTGATTTAGAT
- a CDS encoding MBL fold metallo-hydrolase: MKRRQLIRYAGASVLTAASIIGMSSRHGVQAQSNNPTPNNLTVRWFGHTCFLFTGEGLRILVNPFRSIGCTAGYPPPAVPADLVLISSQLFDEGAAEIVPNNPLVFFEAGSFQFRGRNIQGIAIAHDREGGRRFGTNVTWSWTQGGIRILHLGGAAAPIEIEQQILMGRPDLLLVPVGGGPKAYNAQEALRAIQTLQPKLVIPTHYRTSAADESTCDISPLSEFLQVASAYPVSQVGSNTLQLSPSNLPASGTAIRVMSS, translated from the coding sequence ATGAAACGGCGACAGTTGATCCGTTATGCTGGGGCCAGTGTTTTAACGGCGGCCAGTATAATTGGAATGTCCTCACGGCATGGCGTACAAGCCCAAAGTAACAATCCCACCCCTAATAATCTAACGGTGCGATGGTTCGGTCACACCTGTTTTCTGTTTACGGGGGAAGGTCTGCGGATTTTAGTCAATCCCTTTCGGTCGATTGGCTGCACGGCTGGGTATCCTCCCCCGGCTGTTCCAGCGGATTTAGTGTTAATTAGTAGCCAACTGTTTGATGAGGGGGCGGCGGAAATTGTTCCCAATAATCCTTTAGTGTTTTTTGAAGCGGGATCGTTTCAGTTTCGAGGACGCAATATTCAGGGAATTGCGATCGCCCATGATCGAGAAGGTGGCCGACGTTTCGGGACAAATGTCACCTGGAGTTGGACGCAAGGAGGTATTAGAATCCTCCATTTAGGCGGGGCAGCGGCTCCCATTGAGATTGAACAACAGATTCTCATGGGTCGTCCAGATTTGCTCCTCGTCCCCGTGGGAGGCGGACCCAAAGCCTACAATGCTCAAGAAGCCTTACGCGCTATCCAGACTTTACAGCCTAAACTGGTCATTCCCACCCATTACCGCACCAGCGCGGCCGATGAAAGCACCTGTGACATTAGTCCTTTGAGTGAGTTCCTCCAAGTCGCCAGTGCCTACCCCGTGTCTCAAGTGGGAAGCAATACCCTACAATTATCTCCCAGCAATCTACCCGCCTCGGGGACAGCTATCCGGGTCATGAGTAGTTAG
- a CDS encoding anthranilate synthase component II, giving the protein MLLVIDNYDSFTYNLVQYLGELASEFPVAQKIQVYRNDQIDLDQIRQLDPDGIVISPGPGRPEDAGISQAIIEELGVSTPILGVCLGHQSIGQVFGGQVVLAPILMHGKTSAIQHDNLGVFQGLPNPFEATRYHSLVVDKSSLPKVLEVTAWVEDGTIMGLRHRDYPHIQGVQFHPESILTTEGKQLLRNFLKDLG; this is encoded by the coding sequence TTGCTGCTCGTTATTGATAACTACGATAGTTTTACCTATAATTTGGTGCAATACCTCGGGGAATTAGCCTCAGAATTTCCCGTTGCCCAAAAAATTCAAGTCTACCGCAACGACCAAATTGATTTAGACCAGATTCGGCAACTCGATCCCGATGGCATTGTTATTTCCCCGGGTCCGGGTCGTCCAGAAGATGCAGGGATTTCTCAGGCTATTATTGAGGAATTGGGGGTCAGTACCCCCATTCTCGGGGTTTGTTTAGGCCATCAGAGTATTGGTCAGGTCTTTGGCGGTCAAGTGGTTTTAGCTCCGATTTTAATGCACGGTAAAACTTCGGCAATTCAACATGATAATCTAGGGGTGTTCCAAGGGCTACCAAATCCCTTTGAAGCCACTCGCTACCATAGTTTAGTAGTGGACAAATCCAGCCTTCCCAAGGTCTTGGAAGTAACGGCATGGGTGGAAGATGGAACGATTATGGGACTCCGGCATCGGGATTATCCCCATATTCAGGGGGTGCAATTCCATCCTGAAAGTATTCTAACCACCGAGGGGAAACAACTGCTCCGTAATTTTTTAAAAGACTTGGGTTAA
- a CDS encoding diacylglycerol kinase family protein → MKIDQHLTAPSDVSPSLPSLFGSNSPLLVKNSSKPNRGLAWQVAPNLWLSFRYAWAGVRYAYTTQRNFRIHTVIGALAVSLGIGLRVTNVEMAVVGLTCALVLVLELLNTALESVVDLTVQKSYHELAKIAKDCAAGAVLISALTAVFVASWILLPPLLTLIRSL, encoded by the coding sequence ATGAAAATTGACCAACATCTAACAGCCCCAAGTGACGTTTCTCCCTCTCTGCCCTCCCTCTTTGGTTCAAACTCTCCCTTACTGGTGAAGAACTCCTCAAAACCTAATCGCGGACTCGCTTGGCAAGTTGCGCCCAACCTCTGGCTGAGTTTCCGCTATGCTTGGGCTGGAGTGCGTTATGCTTACACCACCCAGCGCAATTTTCGGATTCATACCGTCATTGGTGCATTAGCCGTTAGTTTAGGCATTGGACTGCGTGTGACCAACGTAGAAATGGCTGTGGTGGGCTTAACTTGTGCCTTAGTCTTGGTCTTAGAACTCCTCAACACCGCTTTAGAATCTGTAGTTGACCTAACGGTACAGAAGTCGTACCATGAACTGGCGAAAATTGCCAAAGATTGCGCGGCGGGTGCAGTCTTGATTTCTGCTTTAACGGCGGTTTTTGTGGCCAGTTGGATTCTGTTACCCCCCTTACTGACCCTGATTCGTTCGCTCTAA